The Streptomyces sp. NBC_01255 genome window below encodes:
- a CDS encoding SpoIIE family protein phosphatase, giving the protein METHQSSSRVPQPPRAAVGDAGVLRELLPIALWREDAEGRIVEWSLAAQDLLGHRPEHVLGRLATPLLVPDANRDLAEKLTLRVQSGETMVGTLPVRHRDGHTVAMEMWIVPAADPQGRPGAMLIAVETSEVLRMRENLAAMESLFTQSPIGLALLGPDLRFLRVNDALARMNGVPSAAHVGRRLTEVVPGVNATALESLMRQVLDSGTAVVDARRVGRTPADPGRDHIWSCSYAPLSDRAEEPLGLIASLVDITESQEAHIEVERARHRFALLAEAGARIGTTLDLEQTAGEVVSFLVPQLADSADVQMLESVLEPDDPAGSTRGVLRRLAAGFPDPTAPTALLTAGQTFQLPLDSVYEQVVSGGRPTNLYTSDIPALFTDPRTEALRTYFATRIGSARLVPLVARGRVLGAVTVTRLRTREPFDVQDCVLIDEVVARAALNIDNARLYTTQREAALTLQRSLTNSALPVVTGLELTGRYLPASSHDVGGDWFDVIALPGGRTGLVIGDVMGHGIHAAAVMGQLRTAVRTLARHDIAPARMLSSLDAVVADLGEDEMATCVYAVHDPATGSWVIARAGHPPPALATPDGAITFLEGPPGTPLGTGAHDFGTEEVALPEGGLLVLYTDGLIEARDRDLDQGMSQLARALRDLDRPLDTLCDEVLARLLGGPAQDDVAVLMARTRTTR; this is encoded by the coding sequence TTGGAGACTCACCAGTCGTCGAGCAGGGTTCCGCAGCCGCCCCGCGCGGCCGTCGGGGACGCGGGCGTGCTCCGCGAGCTGCTGCCCATCGCCCTCTGGCGGGAGGACGCCGAGGGTCGCATCGTCGAATGGTCCCTCGCGGCCCAGGACCTGCTCGGCCATCGGCCCGAGCACGTGCTCGGGCGCCTCGCCACACCGCTCCTCGTGCCGGACGCCAACCGCGACCTGGCCGAAAAACTGACCCTGCGCGTCCAGTCCGGCGAGACCATGGTCGGCACGCTCCCCGTCCGCCACCGCGACGGCCACACCGTCGCCATGGAGATGTGGATCGTGCCCGCCGCCGACCCGCAGGGGCGTCCCGGCGCCATGCTCATCGCGGTGGAGACCTCCGAGGTCCTGCGCATGCGGGAGAACCTCGCGGCGATGGAGAGCCTCTTCACCCAGTCACCCATCGGCCTCGCCCTCCTCGGCCCCGACCTGCGCTTCCTCCGCGTCAACGACGCCCTCGCCCGGATGAACGGCGTACCCTCCGCCGCCCATGTCGGCCGCCGTCTCACGGAGGTCGTGCCCGGCGTCAACGCCACCGCGCTCGAATCCCTCATGCGCCAGGTCCTCGACAGCGGAACCGCCGTCGTCGACGCCCGCAGGGTCGGCCGCACGCCCGCCGACCCCGGCCGCGACCACATCTGGTCCTGCTCGTACGCACCCCTCAGCGACCGCGCCGAGGAACCCCTCGGCCTCATCGCCTCCCTCGTCGACATCACCGAGAGCCAGGAAGCGCACATCGAGGTCGAGCGGGCCCGGCACCGCTTCGCCCTGCTCGCCGAGGCCGGAGCCCGGATCGGCACGACCCTCGACCTGGAGCAGACGGCCGGCGAGGTGGTGAGCTTCCTCGTACCCCAGCTCGCCGACTCCGCCGACGTACAGATGCTGGAATCGGTCCTCGAACCGGACGACCCGGCCGGCTCCACGCGCGGAGTGCTGCGCCGCCTCGCGGCCGGCTTCCCCGACCCGACGGCCCCCACGGCCCTGCTCACCGCGGGCCAGACCTTCCAGCTCCCGCTGGACTCCGTCTACGAACAGGTCGTCTCCGGCGGGAGACCCACGAACCTCTACACCTCCGACATCCCGGCGCTCTTCACCGACCCGCGCACCGAGGCGCTCCGCACCTACTTCGCGACCCGCATCGGCTCGGCGCGCCTGGTCCCGCTGGTGGCCCGGGGCCGGGTACTCGGCGCGGTCACCGTGACGCGGCTGCGGACCCGTGAGCCGTTCGACGTGCAGGACTGCGTCCTCATCGACGAGGTCGTGGCCCGCGCCGCCCTCAACATCGACAACGCCCGCCTCTACACCACGCAGCGGGAAGCGGCCCTCACGCTCCAGCGCAGCCTCACCAACAGTGCGCTGCCCGTCGTCACCGGACTGGAACTCACCGGCCGCTATCTGCCGGCGAGCTCCCATGACGTCGGCGGCGACTGGTTCGACGTGATCGCCCTCCCCGGCGGCAGGACGGGTCTGGTCATCGGCGACGTCATGGGCCACGGCATCCACGCGGCGGCCGTCATGGGCCAACTGCGCACTGCCGTACGCACTCTGGCCCGCCACGACATCGCCCCGGCCCGGATGCTCAGCTCGCTCGACGCCGTCGTGGCCGACCTCGGCGAGGACGAGATGGCCACCTGCGTGTACGCGGTCCACGACCCGGCGACCGGAAGCTGGGTCATCGCCCGCGCAGGGCACCCGCCACCGGCACTCGCCACCCCGGACGGCGCCATCACCTTCCTCGAAGGCCCGCCCGGCACGCCGCTGGGCACCGGAGCCCACGACTTCGGTACGGAGGAGGTCGCCCTGCCCGAGGGCGGCCTGCTCGTCCTCTACACGGACGGCCTCATCGAGGCCCGCGACCGGGACCTCGACCAGGGGATGAGCCAGCTGGCCCGGGCGCTCCGGGACCTGGACCGGCCGCTGGACACCCTGTGCGACGAGGTCCTCGCTCGGCTCCTCGGGGGACCGGCTCAGGACGACGTGGCGGTCCTCATGGCCCGTACACGGACGACCCGCTGA
- a CDS encoding ABC transporter permease produces MKRLRVRSSGHGPRPPVVLIVPALLAVAFLVMPLVGVLARTEWGAFGAHLTAPGTVQALKLSLLVSFWALGLSLLLGVPLAWLLARVPFRGKAIVRSLVLLPMVLPPTVGGVALLLAFGRRGLLGPWLESTFGVTLPFHTSGAVLAATFVAMPFLVISLEGALGGLRPRYEETAASLGASPVRVFFTVTLPMVAPGLLAGAALTWARALGEFGATITFAGNLPGTTQTLPLQVYLLLQEEPEAATSVSLLLLVIAMAVLVALRGRWTGTPASPRRAVPAPEPGPAVEPGPAPASGPAPVSEPAAESGAASGPQPDGGRWALRAEVGGFTELALDAEPGTTIAVVGPNGAGKTTLLRALLGLTPRAHATLRLGDTDVTDLPPHRRQVAWVPQDGALFPHLSALSNTAYGLRAHGVPRAEARRAAQAWLDRLGVGQLAHRRPAQLSGGQAQRVALARALAARPRLLLLDEPLAALDQTTRAHVRHTLRSHLAGFGGVCLIVTHDPVEAVSLADRVLVLEEGRTLQDASPGEVSRHPRSPWVARMLGSNAWPGAATAEGLTLDGGGALVAAEPPPPGTRALAIIAPEAVAVHREKPGGSPRNVWPGTVREITASGSRLRVLVTSDLAPDLVAEITPQAAAELGLADGVPVWTGVKATEVTVVTL; encoded by the coding sequence ATGAAACGCCTCCGCGTCCGCTCCTCCGGTCACGGCCCGCGCCCGCCTGTCGTCCTCATCGTCCCCGCGCTGCTCGCCGTGGCGTTCCTGGTCATGCCCCTCGTCGGTGTCCTGGCCCGTACCGAGTGGGGCGCCTTCGGCGCGCACCTGACGGCCCCCGGCACCGTGCAGGCCCTGAAGCTTTCGCTGCTCGTCTCCTTCTGGGCGCTCGGTCTGTCGCTGCTGCTCGGGGTCCCGCTGGCCTGGCTGCTCGCGCGGGTGCCGTTCCGCGGCAAGGCGATCGTCCGTTCCCTCGTCCTGCTGCCCATGGTGCTGCCGCCGACTGTCGGCGGTGTGGCGCTGCTGCTCGCGTTCGGGCGGCGCGGGCTCCTGGGGCCCTGGCTGGAGTCCACGTTCGGCGTCACGCTCCCCTTCCACACCTCGGGCGCGGTTCTCGCCGCGACGTTCGTGGCGATGCCGTTCCTCGTCATCAGCCTGGAGGGCGCGCTCGGCGGACTGCGCCCCCGTTACGAGGAGACGGCGGCGTCCCTCGGCGCCTCACCGGTGCGGGTGTTCTTCACCGTCACCCTGCCGATGGTCGCCCCGGGGCTCCTCGCGGGCGCCGCGCTGACCTGGGCACGGGCGCTGGGCGAGTTCGGCGCCACCATCACCTTCGCCGGAAACCTCCCCGGCACCACCCAGACCCTGCCCCTCCAGGTGTACCTGCTGCTCCAGGAGGAGCCCGAGGCGGCGACCTCCGTCTCGCTGCTGCTGCTCGTCATCGCCATGGCCGTACTCGTCGCCCTGCGCGGCCGCTGGACGGGCACGCCGGCGTCGCCCCGGCGGGCCGTACCCGCCCCGGAGCCCGGACCCGCTGTTGAACCCGGTCCCGCCCCCGCGTCCGGTCCCGCCCCCGTGTCCGAGCCCGCCGCCGAGTCCGGCGCCGCATCCGGTCCTCAGCCGGACGGCGGGCGCTGGGCGCTGCGGGCCGAGGTCGGCGGCTTCACCGAACTGGCCCTGGACGCCGAACCCGGCACCACGATCGCCGTCGTCGGCCCCAACGGCGCCGGAAAGACGACCCTGCTCCGGGCCCTCCTCGGGCTCACCCCCCGCGCCCACGCCACGCTGCGGCTCGGCGACACGGACGTCACCGATCTGCCCCCGCACCGGCGGCAGGTGGCCTGGGTGCCTCAGGACGGCGCGCTGTTCCCGCATCTGTCGGCGCTCTCGAACACCGCGTACGGCCTGCGGGCTCACGGCGTTCCCCGCGCCGAGGCGCGGCGCGCCGCCCAGGCCTGGCTCGACCGGCTCGGTGTGGGGCAGCTGGCGCACCGCCGTCCCGCGCAGCTCTCCGGCGGCCAGGCCCAGCGGGTCGCCCTCGCCCGCGCGCTGGCCGCCCGACCCCGGCTGCTGCTCCTCGACGAGCCGCTCGCCGCGCTCGACCAGACCACCCGCGCCCATGTGCGGCACACCCTGCGCAGCCATCTCGCCGGCTTCGGCGGTGTCTGTCTGATCGTCACCCACGACCCCGTGGAGGCCGTCTCCCTCGCCGACCGGGTCCTCGTCCTCGAGGAAGGACGCACCCTCCAGGACGCCTCCCCCGGCGAGGTCTCGCGCCACCCCCGGTCACCGTGGGTCGCCCGGATGCTCGGCAGCAACGCGTGGCCGGGGGCCGCGACCGCCGAAGGGCTCACGCTCGACGGGGGCGGCGCCCTGGTCGCCGCCGAGCCGCCGCCGCCCGGCACGCGGGCGCTCGCGATCATCGCGCCGGAGGCGGTGGCCGTGCACCGCGAGAAGCCGGGCGGCAGTCCCCGTAACGTCTGGCCCGGAACCGTACGGGAGATCACCGCGAGCGGCAGCCGGCTGCGGGTCCTGGTGACCTCCGACCTGGCACCGGACCTCGTCGCCGAGATCACCCCGCAGGCGGCGGCCGAGTTGGGGCTCGCGGACGGGGTGCCGGTCTGGACGGGCGTCAAGGCGACCGAGGTGACCGTCGTGACGCTCTGA
- a CDS encoding TOBE domain-containing protein, whose protein sequence is MQSYTIGQAARLLGVSPDTARRWADAGRVATQRDEGGRRLIDGRDLAAFSIEIAQSGTGDEDDSYTSARNAFPGIVTAVKLGDIAAQVEIQAGPHRLVSLLTREAVEELGLEVGMQATARVKSTSVHIDRT, encoded by the coding sequence ATGCAGTCCTACACCATCGGGCAGGCGGCACGTCTCCTGGGCGTCAGCCCCGACACCGCACGACGCTGGGCCGACGCGGGCCGGGTCGCGACCCAGCGCGACGAGGGCGGCCGACGGCTCATCGACGGCCGCGACCTCGCCGCCTTCTCGATCGAGATCGCCCAGAGCGGCACGGGCGACGAGGACGATTCCTACACGTCCGCGCGGAACGCGTTCCCCGGGATCGTGACCGCCGTCAAACTCGGCGACATCGCCGCACAGGTCGAGATCCAGGCGGGCCCGCACCGGCTCGTGTCCCTCCTCACCCGCGAGGCGGTCGAGGAGCTGGGACTTGAGGTCGGCATGCAGGCGACGGCCCGGGTGAAGTCGACCAGCGTCCACATCGACCGCACCTGA
- a CDS encoding Lrp/AsnC family transcriptional regulator → MAVDELDTRILRLLIEQPRTSVREYARILGVARGTVQARIDRLERDGVITATGPVLSPAALGHPVLAFVHVEVTQGHLDEVGDALAGVPEIVEAFSITGGGDLLTRVVARDAGHLEDVIQRLIQLPGVVRTRTEIALRERVPHRLLPLVEAIGRRSGSA, encoded by the coding sequence ATGGCGGTGGACGAACTCGACACCCGCATCCTGCGGCTCCTCATCGAGCAGCCGCGTACGAGCGTGCGCGAGTACGCGCGGATCCTCGGCGTGGCGCGGGGCACCGTGCAGGCGCGGATCGACCGTCTGGAGCGGGACGGCGTGATCACGGCGACCGGCCCCGTCCTCTCCCCCGCAGCCCTGGGGCACCCCGTACTCGCCTTCGTCCACGTCGAGGTGACGCAGGGCCATCTCGACGAGGTCGGTGACGCCCTCGCGGGCGTCCCGGAGATCGTGGAGGCCTTCTCGATCACCGGCGGCGGGGATCTGCTGACCCGGGTGGTCGCCCGGGACGCCGGGCACCTGGAGGATGTCATCCAGCGGCTGATCCAGCTGCCGGGAGTGGTCCGCACCCGGACCGAGATCGCGCTGCGCGAGCGGGTGCCGCACCGGCTGCTGCCCCTGGTCGAGGCGATCGGGCGCCGGTCCGGCAGCGCGTGA
- a CDS encoding magnesium and cobalt transport protein CorA, protein MIQRLRRAVRLTYRRAVDLSHPARSPLGSAVVNCVVYIDGVRRSGRGSAEEALRQVRKAGDGFVWIGLHEPDEKEFTGLAELFGLHPLAVEDAVNAHQRPKVEEYDGVLFAVFKTVRYVEHEELTATSEVVDSGELMAFVGPDFVITIRHGGHGSLGPLREALEDLPEQLAKGPSAVLHAMADHVVDDYLAVADAVQDDLDAIESAVFSEQADRRDAGRIYQLKRELLELKRAVTPLARPLQHLATHPMPLIDPDIRAYFRDVTDHLARVAEQVTSFDALLDSILQAHLAQVTVAQNEDMRKITAWAAIVAVPTMVCGVYGMNFDHMPELRWTYGYPLVLGVIATACFVIHRGFRRNGWL, encoded by the coding sequence ATGATCCAGCGCCTGCGCAGAGCCGTCCGCCTGACGTACCGGCGTGCCGTCGACCTCAGCCACCCGGCCCGCTCGCCGCTCGGCAGCGCGGTCGTCAACTGCGTGGTCTACATCGACGGCGTACGGCGCAGCGGGCGCGGGTCGGCCGAGGAGGCCCTGCGGCAGGTCCGCAAGGCCGGCGACGGGTTCGTCTGGATCGGTCTGCACGAGCCGGACGAGAAGGAGTTCACGGGGCTCGCCGAGCTCTTCGGGCTGCACCCGCTGGCGGTGGAGGACGCGGTCAACGCCCACCAGCGGCCCAAGGTCGAGGAGTACGACGGCGTGCTCTTCGCCGTCTTCAAGACCGTCCGCTACGTCGAGCACGAGGAACTCACCGCCACCAGCGAGGTCGTGGACTCGGGCGAGCTGATGGCCTTCGTCGGGCCCGACTTCGTCATCACCATCCGGCACGGCGGGCACGGCTCCCTCGGCCCGCTGCGCGAGGCCCTGGAGGACCTGCCCGAGCAGTTGGCCAAGGGGCCCTCCGCCGTGCTGCACGCGATGGCGGACCACGTGGTGGACGACTACCTCGCCGTCGCGGACGCCGTGCAGGACGACCTCGACGCGATCGAGAGCGCGGTCTTCTCCGAGCAGGCGGACCGGCGGGACGCGGGGCGGATCTACCAGCTCAAGCGCGAGCTTCTCGAACTCAAGCGGGCCGTGACGCCGCTGGCCCGGCCGCTCCAGCACCTCGCCACCCACCCGATGCCGCTGATCGACCCGGACATCAGGGCGTACTTCCGCGACGTGACCGACCATCTCGCCCGGGTCGCGGAGCAGGTCACGTCGTTCGACGCGCTCCTCGACTCGATCCTCCAGGCCCACCTCGCGCAGGTGACGGTCGCCCAGAACGAGGACATGCGCAAGATCACCGCCTGGGCGGCGATCGTCGCCGTCCCCACCATGGTCTGCGGCGTCTACGGCATGAACTTCGATCACATGCCCGAGCTGCGCTGGACCTACGGCTACCCGCTGGTCCTCGGTGTCATCGCCACGGCCTGCTTCGTGATCCACCGGGGTTTCCGCCGCAACGGCTGGCTCTGA
- a CDS encoding serine/threonine dehydratase has product MHTLVYDDITTAADRVVGHVRPVALAGPTERGGVHLALELMQHTGSFKARGAQNFLLAHREAGTLPDAGVTIASGGNAGLACAWAAARQGVPATVFLPTTAPRVKVARLRQYGADVRLVGTEYAEALAACEEFARTTGALASHAYDHPLIAAGAGTLLDEIRRQVPGLDTVVVAVGGGGLFAGVATAAGHHGIRTVAVEPENCRALDAAVQAGRPVDVTVDSVAADSLGARRASATAVRAAQRDGVRSVLVPDAAIIRARQALWDDRRLAVEHAAATALAAVAHPDADALDAGYRPAPDETVCVILCGANTDPTDLVAP; this is encoded by the coding sequence GTGCACACCCTCGTCTACGACGACATCACGACCGCCGCCGACCGTGTCGTCGGCCATGTCAGGCCCGTCGCCCTCGCCGGGCCGACGGAGCGCGGTGGGGTGCATCTCGCGCTGGAGCTGATGCAGCACACCGGCTCGTTCAAGGCGCGCGGCGCGCAGAACTTCCTGCTCGCCCACCGCGAGGCCGGCACCCTCCCCGACGCCGGTGTCACGATCGCCTCCGGCGGGAACGCCGGTCTGGCCTGCGCCTGGGCCGCCGCCCGGCAGGGCGTCCCCGCCACCGTCTTCCTGCCGACCACCGCGCCCCGGGTGAAGGTGGCCCGCCTCCGCCAGTACGGCGCGGACGTCCGCCTGGTCGGTACGGAGTACGCCGAGGCCCTCGCCGCCTGCGAGGAGTTCGCCCGGACGACCGGGGCGCTCGCCTCGCACGCGTACGACCATCCGCTGATCGCCGCCGGCGCGGGCACCCTGCTCGACGAGATCCGCCGGCAGGTCCCCGGTCTCGACACCGTCGTCGTCGCGGTCGGCGGCGGCGGTCTCTTCGCCGGGGTCGCCACCGCGGCCGGGCACCACGGCATCCGTACCGTCGCCGTCGAACCCGAGAACTGCCGCGCCCTCGACGCCGCCGTCCAGGCCGGGCGCCCGGTCGACGTCACCGTCGACTCCGTCGCCGCCGACTCCCTCGGCGCCCGGCGCGCCTCCGCCACCGCCGTGCGGGCGGCCCAGCGGGACGGCGTCCGCTCCGTCCTCGTCCCCGACGCCGCGATCATCCGCGCCCGGCAGGCCCTGTGGGACGACCGCAGGCTCGCCGTCGAGCACGCCGCCGCCACCGCCCTCGCCGCCGTGGCCCACCCCGATGCGGACGCCCTCGACGCCGGGTACCGCCCGGCGCCCGACGAGACGGTCTGCGTGATCCTCTGCGGTGCCAACACCGACCCCACGGACCTCGTGGCCCCCTAG